One region of Emys orbicularis isolate rEmyOrb1 chromosome 4, rEmyOrb1.hap1, whole genome shotgun sequence genomic DNA includes:
- the RAB7B gene encoding ras-related protein Rab-7b isoform X1 yields the protein MMNHRTAPFMNSSKNVDLKIIIIGALGVGKTSLLHQFVHKTFHEDYRTTLGASILSKHIMVDHTPLKLQIWDTGGQERFRSMVSTFYKGSDGCMLAFDVTDLESFESLDDWREDFLEKIIPTEQGFPMVVLGNKIDLNERQVSKETASFWCKEKDTPYFEVSAKNDINVVQAFETLARQALSRYQEMLENYLTDSIKLTPDDQPKKKCC from the exons ATGATGAATCACCGCACG GCCCCCTTCATGAATTCCAGCAAGAACGTGGATTTGAAGATAATTATCATAGGAGCACTGGG GGTGGGGAAAACCTCCCTCCTGCACCAGTTTGTGCACAAGACATTCCATGAAGATTATCGGACTACTCTGGGAGCCAGTATCCTATCTAAGCACATCATGGTGGACCACACCCCCCTAAAACTGCAG ATCTGGGACACCGGGGGTCAGGAGCGGTTCCGGTCCATGGTGTCGACGTTCTATAAGGGCTCGGATGGCTGTATGCTGGCCTTCGACGTCACAGACCTGGAGTCCTTCGAGTCCTTGGATGATTGGAGAGAGGACTTCCTGGAGAAGATAATCCCCACAGAGCAGGGCTTCCCCATGGTGGTGCTGGGAAATAAAATCGACTTAAATGAACGGCAG gTGTCCAAGGAGACAGCTTCATTCTGGTGCAAAGAAAAGGACACCCCGTATTTTGAAGTCAGTGCCAAGAACGATATCAACGTAGTGCAGGCCTTTGAGACGCTCGCAAGGCAGGCCCTGTCAAGG TACCAAGAGATGCTCGAGAACTATTTAACAGACTCCATCAAGCTCACTCCTGACGACCAGCCCAAGAAGAAATGCTGCTGA
- the RAB7B gene encoding ras-related protein Rab-7b isoform X2, with protein sequence MNSSKNVDLKIIIIGALGVGKTSLLHQFVHKTFHEDYRTTLGASILSKHIMVDHTPLKLQIWDTGGQERFRSMVSTFYKGSDGCMLAFDVTDLESFESLDDWREDFLEKIIPTEQGFPMVVLGNKIDLNERQYQEMLENYLTDSIKLTPDDQPKKKCC encoded by the exons ATGAATTCCAGCAAGAACGTGGATTTGAAGATAATTATCATAGGAGCACTGGG GGTGGGGAAAACCTCCCTCCTGCACCAGTTTGTGCACAAGACATTCCATGAAGATTATCGGACTACTCTGGGAGCCAGTATCCTATCTAAGCACATCATGGTGGACCACACCCCCCTAAAACTGCAG ATCTGGGACACCGGGGGTCAGGAGCGGTTCCGGTCCATGGTGTCGACGTTCTATAAGGGCTCGGATGGCTGTATGCTGGCCTTCGACGTCACAGACCTGGAGTCCTTCGAGTCCTTGGATGATTGGAGAGAGGACTTCCTGGAGAAGATAATCCCCACAGAGCAGGGCTTCCCCATGGTGGTGCTGGGAAATAAAATCGACTTAAATGAACGGCAG TACCAAGAGATGCTCGAGAACTATTTAACAGACTCCATCAAGCTCACTCCTGACGACCAGCCCAAGAAGAAATGCTGCTGA